Proteins encoded by one window of Rutidosis leptorrhynchoides isolate AG116_Rl617_1_P2 chromosome 7, CSIRO_AGI_Rlap_v1, whole genome shotgun sequence:
- the LOC139859011 gene encoding uncharacterized protein: MVSTRRSGSIPNNNERTSSSPEHKPPSPKRQKLPNVDNGCASEKSTPKEQSQPPLVENSKELSSSPVLNPPENVAGGCNRNDEGEVVSGAKTDVAPATSVATPIAQG, translated from the exons ATGGTGTCCACGCGTCGCAGTGGATCTATTCCGAATAATAACGAGCGAACATCTTCTTCTCCTGAACACAAACCCCCTTCTCCCAAACGCCAAAAGCTTCCGAAT GTTGATAACGGATGTGCATCGGAGAAATCAACGCCAAAGGAACAATCACAACCGCCTCTTGTGGAGAATTCTAAGGAACTGAGTTCGTCGCCGGTGCTAAATCCGCCGGAAAATGTCGCCGGAGGCTGTAATCGGAATGATGAAGGTGAAGTTGTTAGTGGTGCCAAGACTGATGTCGCTCCGGCTACTTCTGTTGCTACTCCAATCGCTCAAGGTTAG
- the LOC139859012 gene encoding uncharacterized protein yields MATPTPWCRLFAQSSMNQTMTAYKTNFVVGSSKTANLNIKDISPVLCIIKLTEREGGVVAVLDIKGTKGSVCVNGKIIKKGTTCVLNSGDEVVFGTLGNHAYIFQQLPSDDLLRTRTYVDGRDLKTQHAERRAEGVSLLASVSDLRSDLSRLKSTGQTVPRTYLGMEPRLRNQDDYLDDIEAKLERLEENVMGLKRKVDRAFITNLQQASKTSLTPMFKEEILSLIIDGRELEVSFEEFPYYLSENTKMVLIAASYIHLKYKDQVKYASELATMNPRILLSGPAGMVYFLFIFLVYHLIRLNF; encoded by the exons ATGGCCACACCCACACCTTGGTGCAGGCTATTTGCTCAGTCTTCGATG AATCAAACCATGACTGCTTATAAAACCAATTTTGTAGTCGGATCAAGCAAGACTGCTAATCTTAACATCAAGGATATAAGTCCAGTTCTTTGCATTATTAAGCTTACTGAG CGTGAAGGCGGTGTTGTTGCTGTTCTTGATATCAAAGGAACCAAAGGATCTGTTTGTGTTAATGGAAAGATTATTAAGAAGGGTACAACATGTGTATTGAATTCAGGAGATGAAGTCGTTTTTGGAACTCTAGGGAATCATGCTTAT ATATTCCAGCAACTACCAAGTGATGATTTGTTAAGAACTCGTACATATGTTGATGGTAGAGACTTGAAAACACAGCATGCTGAAAGACGAGCAGAAGGTGTTTCTTTACTGGCATCAGTATCAGATTTAAGATCAGATTTATCTCGTTTAAAGTCAACTGGTCAAACTGTTCCAAGAACTTATTTAGGGATGGAGCCTCGTTTGCGTAATCAAGATGATTATCTGGACGATATAGAA GCCAAGCTTGAGAGGTTAGAAGAAAATGTGATGGGGCTTAAAAGAAAAGTTGATCGAGCTTTTATTACTAATTTACAGCAGGCATCGAAAACATCATTAACACCAATGTTTAAGGAAGAGATTCTTTCTTTGATTATTGACGGACGAGAATTAGAAGTTTCTTTTGAGGAATTCCCCTATTATTTAAG TGAGAACACAAAAATGGTGCTTATTGCGGCTTCTTACATACACTTGAAGTACAAAGACCAAGTTAAATAtgcttccgaactcgctacgatgaACCCTAGAATCTTGCTTTCTGGTCCTGCAGGTAtggtttattttttatttatttttcttgtttATCATTTAATTCGTTTGAATTTCTAA